The Sedimentisphaera salicampi genome includes a region encoding these proteins:
- a CDS encoding formylglycine-generating enzyme family protein — MRFFLAIGFCLCFISGIIWADTFGTGSDQFDMDFVTISGESNPNSGYGIVDGDYRMGKFEITNDQWNKFVNINGAPTGDPSDAYDQNGGWSGANVPTNEVSWHEAAQFVNWLNTSKGYQAAYKFTGTKGQSDYALDTWSATEADNGTNLYRHKDAFYYLPTHDEWIKAAYWNGTERQTYATKPGESLHLGNGQSGSGWNYTVNYPQDPPPPGPWDVGSGSEELNGTFDMMGNVAEWIETSEFLSSDYGVQTNRLLRGGSHLSFYGQNFDYDGDNNITNTYPSNEQDYIGFRVASEPEPAISLAADLNEDGLVNVEDLAIFSSQWLLTEN; from the coding sequence ATGAGATTTTTTTTAGCAATCGGTTTTTGTTTATGCTTCATATCTGGTATTATTTGGGCGGATACTTTTGGGACTGGAAGCGATCAGTTTGATATGGATTTTGTGACGATATCAGGAGAAAGCAACCCAAACAGCGGTTACGGCATCGTCGATGGCGATTATCGCATGGGCAAATTCGAGATTACGAACGACCAGTGGAACAAATTCGTCAACATCAACGGAGCTCCTACGGGCGATCCGTCTGACGCTTACGATCAAAATGGCGGCTGGAGCGGCGCAAATGTTCCGACTAACGAGGTCAGTTGGCACGAGGCAGCTCAGTTCGTTAACTGGCTTAACACCTCGAAGGGCTACCAGGCGGCGTACAAATTTACGGGCACTAAGGGCCAGAGCGACTACGCACTGGACACTTGGAGCGCCACCGAAGCCGATAACGGCACGAACCTCTACCGCCATAAAGATGCGTTTTACTACCTGCCGACACACGATGAGTGGATCAAGGCGGCATATTGGAATGGGACGGAACGTCAGACATACGCGACCAAGCCCGGTGAGTCGTTACATCTGGGCAATGGTCAAAGCGGTTCGGGCTGGAATTACACCGTCAATTATCCCCAAGACCCACCACCGCCAGGCCCTTGGGACGTAGGCAGCGGCAGCGAAGAATTGAACGGCACATTCGACATGATGGGTAATGTAGCAGAGTGGATAGAAACCAGCGAATTTCTGAGTTCCGATTATGGAGTTCAGACCAATCGACTACTGCGCGGTGGGTCCCATCTCAGTTTCTATGGCCAAAACTTTGATTACGACGGAGATAACAACATTACCAACACCTACCCGAGCAATGAACAAGACTATATTGGGTTCCGTGTTGCCTCAGAACCTGAGCCCGCTATTTCGTTAGCAGCAGACCTAAACGAAGACGGCTTGGTAAATGTTGAAGATTTGGCAATATTCTCAAGCCAATGGCTACTGACAGAAAATTAA
- a CDS encoding DUF2335 domain-containing protein produces the protein MTRRKKKQKPASRRNTNPSSNQPRNKEQSTRGIAQLHHKHFEGPIPPPEVLGAYEPEIAKTIVQMAQNESKHRHQIETNEQKNRAEYIRTKQNLIYQTTRNSQVFAFIILFITITGSIFLLYKGRNLSGAGTFIAGIAPALKVLFSNPNKKQTDKKP, from the coding sequence ATGACCCGAAGAAAGAAAAAACAAAAACCGGCTAGTCGCAGAAATACCAACCCCTCCAGTAATCAACCAAGAAATAAAGAACAATCAACCCGTGGAATTGCTCAATTACATCACAAGCATTTCGAAGGCCCTATTCCTCCCCCTGAAGTTCTTGGAGCATATGAGCCTGAAATAGCTAAAACTATAGTACAGATGGCTCAGAATGAAAGCAAACATAGACATCAGATTGAAACTAATGAGCAGAAAAACAGAGCAGAATACATCCGGACGAAACAAAATCTTATTTATCAAACAACCCGCAACAGTCAGGTGTTCGCCTTTATAATTCTATTTATAACAATAACAGGCAGCATATTCCTGTTGTATAAAGGGAGAAATCTCAGCGGAGCAGGCACTTTCATTGCCGGAATCGCCCCTGCTCTAAAAGTCCTATTTTCCAATCCCAACAAGAAACAGACAGACAAAAAGCCCTGA
- the rpsG gene encoding 30S ribosomal protein S7, whose translation MAKKFTASATQLQADPVYGSKLIAKFINCLMLDGKKSVARKVFYDAMGIVEKRIKDCPPNEVFEKAIENVKPALEVRSKRVGGASYQVPMQVKPNRQRALAFRWILDGIRGKKGRPLAERLAAELCDAYKGEGSAMTMRTNVHRMAEANKAFAHFAW comes from the coding sequence ATGGCAAAGAAATTTACAGCATCTGCAACTCAGCTTCAGGCTGATCCGGTCTATGGAAGTAAGCTGATTGCCAAATTTATCAATTGCCTTATGCTTGATGGGAAAAAGAGCGTAGCACGCAAAGTTTTCTATGATGCGATGGGTATTGTTGAAAAACGGATTAAGGATTGTCCTCCTAATGAGGTCTTCGAGAAGGCTATTGAAAATGTAAAGCCTGCCCTTGAAGTTCGCAGTAAACGTGTGGGCGGTGCGAGCTATCAGGTGCCTATGCAGGTTAAGCCAAACAGGCAGAGGGCTCTTGCCTTCCGCTGGATTCTCGACGGCATTAGGGGCAAGAAGGGCAGGCCTTTGGCCGAAAGACTCGCCGCAGAGCTATGCGATGCATACAAGGGCGAAGGCTCAGCTATGACAATGCGCACAAATGTGCACAGGATGGCTGAAGCGAATAAAGCATTTGCTCATTTCGCTTGGTAG
- the rpsL gene encoding 30S ribosomal protein S12, with amino-acid sequence MPTINQLIRKGRKKPSRKRISDIRGCPQKRGVCLIVRTQTPKKPNSALRKITRVRLTNGKEVTAYIPGIDHNLQEHSTVLVRGGRVRDLPGVRYHVVRGALDTAGVDGRKQGRSKYGAKNK; translated from the coding sequence ATGCCCACAATCAACCAGCTGATTAGGAAGGGAAGGAAAAAGCCCTCCCGCAAAAGAATTTCGGATATCCGAGGATGTCCGCAGAAAAGAGGTGTGTGCCTTATAGTTAGAACGCAGACACCTAAGAAGCCGAACTCTGCCCTTCGTAAGATCACAAGGGTTCGTCTTACAAACGGCAAAGAGGTAACAGCGTATATTCCCGGCATAGACCATAACCTTCAGGAACACAGTACTGTTCTTGTCAGAGGCGGTCGTGTACGAGACCTTCCGGGTGTGCGTTACCACGTTGTCAGAGGCGCCCTCGATACTGCGGGCGTTGACGGACGTAAGCAGGGAAGAAGTAAGTACGGCGCTAAGAATAAGTAA